The genomic region TGACGAGTGACAGCAACAGACTTCGCCTCGGGCTGCTCGCGGTTCTTGTCTGTGTAGGGGCTTGCTCTCAGGCTCTGCAACCAGCCCAGAGCCACTGTGGCTCCGACGACCCCCGCGTCGGCTACATCGCCGAGCTCAAGAATCGGTTCATTCACGGTGTATCAGGGACGGCCCGCATCGTTGACAACTGTACCATCGTCATCGAGGACTTCACCTTCGACGGCCTTGGGGTACCGCCGGCCGTCGTAGGAATCAAGGACAACGACTTCGCACACCCCGTTGTGCTCCTAGACAACATTTTCAGGTTAGGCGGCTACCACAACGAGACCTTGACGGTCCCGCTCCCGGAGGGTGTGACGCTGGATGATGTTCCGAGGATCAGCATCAGCTGCGTTGCGGGCACGAAACTGTTTGGCAACGGCAACTTTGGCGATGGTGTCTTTCACGCCCCGGGCACGCCGCAGCCCCGCCGGTGACGAACGAGGTCTATTCCCGGGGCTGCGCGGACAGGGCGGACTGGTGCTGTCGTACCACTCGCCCCCATACGCCAAGGCCTTTGAGAAGACCCTTGAAGTGGTCATCATGTCGTAAGCGGGCGGGCGGAATCAGCGCGCAACCCCAGTTTCTCGCTCGACCATTTCATCGAGGCATCGGCGCAACCGAGGCGGACTTGC from Phycisphaerae bacterium harbors:
- a CDS encoding DM13 domain-containing protein; this translates as MTSDSNRLRLGLLAVLVCVGACSQALQPAQSHCGSDDPRVGYIAELKNRFIHGVSGTARIVDNCTIVIEDFTFDGLGVPPAVVGIKDNDFAHPVVLLDNIFRLGGYHNETLTVPLPEGVTLDDVPRISISCVAGTKLFGNGNFGDGVFHAPGTPQPRR